The segment ACCTCCAAAGGATGACACTGACAACTCCAGCAGTTGTTGTAGTTAACATTAGTTAAGAACAAACAGTTCCCCAGAAAATGTACTCCAACTTAAGGACATAGGACAAGCTACACACAGCAACAAGCTTTTGGTCACCTGTTTATGTTGGGCATTCATTGCAAGACGAAATTGGTTGTCGGTGACCACCACCAGCCACATCAATGTTTGAGTGAAACCAGTCTCAACATAAACCGCTTCCATCAAGGAGCACGGCTTGTTCTTTTTTATGAAAGACTTACTTCTTCCTTTAAGCACGTTTGCACACATTTCAATCATATACAGAAAATGGGAACTTGTTAAACAAGGCATCAGAACCCCTATGCACATTTGCAGTCCTCACAAACAAAATATCCAGTTAAGGTAAATGCACAGAgtacttgtttagtttgcaaaatttttcgtttttggcactgtagcactttcgtttttatttgacaaacattgtccaatcatagagtaactaggctcaaaagattcatctcacaaattacagttaaactgtgcaattagtttttattttcgtctatatttaatgctccatgcatgcgaccaaagattcgatgtgacagggaatcttgaaaatttttgcgaactaaacaaggcctaaagctcAACAAAAACCCCGCCTTGCCACCCTTAAATCGACAAATGGTGCCTCTCATCAAACTGTCGTTCATTCAAAGTTCAAAGCTGAACAACCTCCCAACAGCCCTCCTATTTTTGACAACAATCAAAAGCTGCCTTTACTACACCATGGTCCATCCATGGCATGCATCGACCGTTGCAGAACTCCAACAACCTGAACAGAAAATCACTTCATCACTGAAAGAGGACAAGGAGGAGATCGAACTCACGGTCTTTGGTCCAATCCCTTTGAACCGAGAGAGCTCCTTCTTAACCTCATCCACCGACAGCTCCCGCAGGTACTCGAGGCAAATCTTGCCCCTCCGCTCCCTCACGTCCCTCAGCATGGCCCGTATCCTGGCCGCCTTCGTCGTCGCCAGGCCGCCGCACCGGATGGCGTCCTCCAGCCTCTTCCCTTCCTCATCCACCACCTCCAGAACGAAACAAACAGGAATAAGAAGGAAGGGAGTGAGTTTAGACCCCGGGagtttctagaagcttatggaAAGCACTGGTGCGCCGACATTGACTCGACGATGCTAGTAGCTCACCTGGTCCCAGGAGGGGAAAGCGGCCTTGAGGGAGGCGAAGGCGCGGCGCGAGATGGCGTCGGTAGTGTTCTGAGAGAGGAGGGTGATGACGAGGCCGTCAAGCACTGTGGGAGACAAAGGCTGAGGCCGAGGGTCACGGTTAGGCGAGCGGCCACcgaggcggaggaggcggaAGGGCGCGAACTCCTCGGGGAACCCGTGGAACGCGAGGAGGGCGTCGCGGACTGCCAGGCATTGTGCCGAGGAGGGGGAGGCGTGGGAAGGGTAGGGCTCCGGCGAAGGGTCGTGCCTCGCCGGTGAGGCCGGAGCCTTCCGCTTGATCTTCGGAGGCATCGTAGAAAGAAGGTTGCGGCGGTTGCCGGCCGGCGACGGCGATGCGGCTGGAAAAATGGCTGGTGGGAGTGGGAGTGGACTGGGCCGTGTTTGGTTTTCGAAGCCGGAGGCCAGCTGAGAAAGCCAGCGATTCTCGAAGAATAGTTTTTGGGCCCAATAGAGAACCAACAAGAAGCTAGTTCGTTTTATaggatgaaaaaaaaaagaataatctGTTTGGCATAACTTTGCTTCATACTTTTATTAGGAAAActgtttttttaaaaacaaCTTCACAATCACAAATAGTATTTTTAGTGAAGCTGaactattttgaaaaaaatatttggCAAAATAGCATCACCAACAACTCTTGTATGGCTGAAAGAAGATAATAGTCCAACATATCCATGAAGCTAAGATAAGCTACTATTTTCAGCTTTATTATTAACTCGTGTTTTTATAAAAGGAGAAGAAAAATATCTTCAcctaaatttattttaaaaataaatatataaaaatagctcataacagctcatgaagctattAGTTCAAGCTATTATGAACTAAGGTCTATTCTAACTCTCAAACTTTTGTTTTACTCTCGAACTCTAAAAGCCCCAACCTTTGGAAAGCGTTTCAATTGATTGGTTTTGGAGgtgttttttttcttatttttagttaaaAGATgataattctaaaaaaaaaagattaaaatttGATAAATACTTAATAAAGTTTTAAAGCACAAAAATATCTATACACTTTTAAAAATTCTAAAACTGTTCGAGATGGATTTGGATATGCTAATTCTGAATAAAATATGTAgagcttatgaaattttctcCATACAGTTCATGAAGATTATTTGactctataaaaataaaaaaatatccaaaaaatctaaaaaaactaaGAACATTCTAATCAATATATAAACATGTTTTAAAAAAAGTTGCACATAAAAATACGAGATGCAACTAACATGGATGTGCATCGATCAGACCCACTTTCCCCTCGGCGGAGACACCGGAAGGTGCTCGCCGTCAACAATGGCGGCTCGGTGGAGCTGCTCAGCGTTACGTCGGCAagctcaggccggtagagcgtgtgCTTAGGGTTTCTACGGCTTCTGTGCACCACGGCGAAGCTTTCTAGGCAGGTGGCTTGGACGGAGGTGGTGTGGTTAGGGCTGGCCACGAAATGCAACATACATCAATGTTAAATGCATCCATGCTATACATTTGTGCTGGTTGTGATTATTATGTTTTTGTTACAACAAGTTTTTAAAACACATTTATACATCGATCAGAATGTTGGggttttctatatttttggatattttttagatctaaatctatttttaaaaaCATCTAGAGCCATTTTTATAAGATCtaaacattttatttggatttgGCATATCTAAATCTATCTCTAGCATTTCTTTGGAATTTTTGAAAGCGTATAGACATTTTCTATGGTTTAAAACCTTATAAATGTTTACCAATTTTGTTTAGTATTTATAAAATCACCTTCAAAACCACTCCAAAACAGAGCAAGAACAGTTTCAAGAGTTCAGAGGGTAAGATGTCTAGTTTTAGTTAAGGAGGAAAATCAAACTACGATAATAGTTTAGGAAGGTAGAATAGACCTTTTCATTCAGAATTTCATATGTATCCTACATTCTCACAAAATTAGTCCTTAGAGACCATGCTTAGTTTCTTGAAACTTTTTCGATTAAACTTGCTTATTTGACCCTAAAATTAATTTTGTTTTGGTTCTGGGTCTTTCTGTTAATTTGACAAGGTAATAGTGTTAAAAATAATGTGAATGACTCTTTTACCCCTGGCGTAGAATGCAACACTACAATAGCCAAACCTTTATGGCAGTCTACTatcaatatttttaaaaaaagaataaggtataatatttttttgagcaagaaattattattattattattattattattattattattattattattattattattattattattattatattaacAAAATAATTTCTCAAGAGTATATAAGAAAATAATAATTGCATGCTTAACATAAATATAAGATTAATTTTAtgcttaaaaaattttgtaccTTACTTTAGGGAATTATTGATAGTAAGCAGCCTAAAAGTCTGTATGACTCTACCGAAGGTTGTTGTGGTCTTGCATTCAGCGTCAGCGGCAAACGAGTCATTTTGGTTGCTTTTAACTATGTTACCTTGTCAAACTAATAGAAGGGCCAAGaatccaaacaaaatttgttttaggaCCAAATAAACAAGTTCAATAAAAAAAGGGCCAGGAAACTAAGCACAACATTCTTTTAGAGCCAAGGAACTAATTTTCTCATCCTAATAAACCCAATTCTAGATGACTGATCCCTCGATTTAAATATAGCAAACTTTCTAATCGAGACGTGCTTTCAAAATAAGCTGAGAAATAGAACTTATGTTTGTATGTTATCTTATTGTAAAATTTATTATATGAAAGTTTCCCTAAAAAATTACATGCAAAAATGTTATGACAAATTTGGCCACTCATAGTTATGAACATATTTGGGTTTCAGTGGTCATGTAGAATGTAATTCCAATATTGCGGTCATTCGCTCAAAGTGAACACTCTGCAACACCTTGTATGAGTCCCACGTTGCTACTAAGTAAGGATGTGTGGTCTAGTGTGGCTCTCTTGAtatcatttttttaaaattacaCGTACAATGTAGACACCTACAACATGTACACACTCACCCCCTATAAACACATGTACGCAAACCCTATCCCTATAAGCACCTCCAAATTAGGACCAAATAGACAAGTTCAATAAAAAAAGGGCCATGAATCAAAGCACA is part of the Sorghum bicolor cultivar BTx623 chromosome 10, Sorghum_bicolor_NCBIv3, whole genome shotgun sequence genome and harbors:
- the LOC8065700 gene encoding putative DNA glycosylase At3g47830 encodes the protein MPPKIKRKAPASPARHDPSPEPYPSHASPSSAQCLAVRDALLAFHGFPEEFAPFRLLRLGGRSPNRDPRPQPLSPTVLDGLVITLLSQNTTDAISRRAFASLKAAFPSWDQVVDEEGKRLEDAIRCGGLATTKAARIRAMLRDVRERRGKICLEYLRELSVDEVKKELSRFKGIGPKTVACVLMFYLQKDDFPVDTHVLRITKAMGWVPATASREKAYIHLNNKIPDDLKFDLNCLFVTHGKLCQSCTKKVVSDKSKNSNAACPLAGYCCIGEEKLQQQ